The Pseudomonas sp. MH9.2 genomic interval ATTGACGGCCTCGACGCACAGGTCAGACGTTTCTTGCCCGGCGTCTTTGCGCGGCAGGAAAGCAGAACCGATCTTGCCCAGAATGAACTCTTCATCCTTGGCGAACTTAGCACCTTGTGCGTAGTTATCGACGCCGGCTACGGGCACGTAACTCGCTATGCTTTTTATGCCAATCATTATGGCTTCCCAATAATAAACAGCTGAATATCACCGTTCTCTGCAATCGAGAGCGCTGGCCAACAGAGATTTCCTGTCGTCCACAAGGAGCGACAGCGAAGGGAATAAGTGGCTATCGCCAGGCCAATAAAGAGCCAAGCGCCATCATTCCCTATTAATACAATACAGTGAAGATGCGCGTTATGACTCGCAGGTCACGCTATTTTGCCGAATCAGCCACAGAAGCTGCTATTCGACCAATGACCAGTCCAGGGGTGTACCCCGTTTCAAGGCCTGTCCCGCACGTCGCCCGATGAGCGCATCGCGGTGTTTTGGGGCCAATCCAAAGCCCGGACGGATTGCTCTCAGGTTGTCAGCACTGAAGACTTCACCGGCGACCATATCCTGAGTCACATACAGTGATCGACGATAGACCAGTGACGCGCGCTCGGCCTCTGTGACGCCATAATGCACGTGCCCCATGGCCTGCCAGGCACGTTCGGTTTCAATGACCAGGCTAGCCATTTCAGCCGGTTCCAGGGAAAAGCTCGCATCTACCCCGCCAGCGGCTCGATCCAGAGTGAAATGTTTTTCGATCACTGTCGCCCCGAGCGCTACGGCTGCCACGGAAACGCCAACGCCCATGGAATGATCGGACAATCCCACCTCGCAACCAAACAAATCGCGCAAATGCGGGATGGTGCGCACATGGCTGTTTTCTGGCGAGGCCGGGTAAGTACTGGTGCACTTGAGCAACACCAAGTCCTTGCACCCGGCAGCACGAGCAGCGCGAACCGTCTCGTCCAGTTCGGCGATACTCGCCATGCCGGTCGAGATAATCAACGGCTTGCCGGTCGACGC includes:
- the pseI gene encoding pseudaminic acid synthase; the encoded protein is MTSFKIGSRSIGADTAPFIIAEMSGNHNQSLEVALQIVEAAAKAGAHALKLQTYTADTMTLDLEHGEFFIKDPNSLWAGSSLYALYEKAHTPWEWHAPIFARAKALGMLAFSTPFDDSSVDFLESLDVPAYKIASFENTDLPLIRRVASTGKPLIISTGMASIAELDETVRAARAAGCKDLVLLKCTSTYPASPENSHVRTIPHLRDLFGCEVGLSDHSMGVGVSVAAVALGATVIEKHFTLDRAAGGVDASFSLEPAEMASLVIETERAWQAMGHVHYGVTEAERASLVYRRSLYVTQDMVAGEVFSADNLRAIRPGFGLAPKHRDALIGRRAGQALKRGTPLDWSLVE